The following proteins are encoded in a genomic region of Arachis stenosperma cultivar V10309 chromosome 4, arast.V10309.gnm1.PFL2, whole genome shotgun sequence:
- the LOC130973826 gene encoding pentatricopeptide repeat-containing protein At1g71460, chloroplastic-like, producing MAASLSLQLHSFPPNPTSPSPSSNTKITFQLFNFKPPLPKKPHHTTEPSEFPTTKNHRHHHHHHYKKLKHFKQKDAFPSSLPIHTKNPRSIYKDIKRFARQDKLKEALTILDYVDQQGIPVNATTFSTLIAACIRTKSLQHGREVHVHIRINGFENNEFLRTKLVHMYTSCGALEEAKQIFNELPCNSVYPWNALLRGSVISGKKHYLDVLKAYTEMRALGVELNVYTFTTVIKSFAGAPALFQGLKAHGLLIKNGLVDSSIIRTSLIDLYFKCGRINLARRVFDEIPNRDVVVWGAMVAGFVHNRLQREALEYVRWMVEEGVEVNSVVVMSVLPAIGEVSEQRLGKEIHAYVVKTKEYYRRVPIQSALIDMYCKCGDMSSARRVFYSSAERNLVCWTALMSGYAWNGRLEQALRSTIWMQQEGFRPDVVTVATVLPVCAQLRALKQGKQVHAYALKHWFLPNASITNSLMVMYSKCGVIEYSERLFDSMEKRTVISWTAMIDSYVENGHHHEALDVIRSMQSSKHRPDSVAIARMLSVCGVLKLLKHGQEIHAQLLKKDFAKVPFVSAELINMYGTLGEVNKAKLVFDAVPVKGSITWTALIRAYGNNELYEGAIALFDRMTSRGSTPTHFTFDAMLSIFDRAGFVDDAYRIFKLMTRYKIEPSKEQFDIMVRLLTHDGQLEKAQKLVQMSSVV from the coding sequence ATGGCAGCCTCTCTCTCCCTCCAACTTCACTCCTTCCCTCCAAATCCCACCTCACCTTCGCCATCCTCCAACACCAAAATCACCTTCCAACTCTTCAACTTCAAACCACCACTCCCAAAGAAACCCCACCACACAACAGAGCCGTCCGAATTCCCCACCACCAAGAACCACCGccatcaccatcaccaccaCTACAAGAAGCTGAAACATTTCAAACAGAAAGATGCATTTCCATCCTCCTTACCCATCCACACAAAAAATCCACGCTCCATCTACAAAGACATCAAACGATTCGCGCGCCAAGACAAACTCAAAGAAGCACTTACCATTCTCGATTACGTTGACCAACAGGGAATCCCTGTCAACGCCACCACTTTCTCCACTCTCATCGCCGCCTGCATTCGCACCAAGTCGCTACAACATGGTAGAGAAGTCCACGTCCATATCCGAATCAACGGCTTCGAAAACAACGAGTTTTTGCGAACGAAGCTTGTTCACATGTACACCTCTTGCGGCGCTTTGGAAGAAGCCAAACAAATCTTTAACGAGTTACCCTGTAACAGTGTGTACCCATGGAATGCGTTGTTAAGAGGGTCTGTGATTTCGGGTAAAAAGCACTACCTTGATGTGCTTAAAGCTTATACTGAGATGAGGGCATTGGGTGTTGAGTTGAATGTGTATACTTTCACCACTGTGATCAAGAGTTTCGCCGGTGCACCTGCCCTTTTCCAGGGCCTCAAGGCTCATGGGTTGTTGATAAAGAATGGTTTGGTTGATAGTTCAATTATTAGGACGAGTTTGATTGATTTATACTTCAAGTGTGGGAGGATCAATCTTGCGCGCCGCGTGTTTGACGAAATTCCCAACAGGGATGTTGTGGTTTGGGGAGCAATGGTGGCGGGTTTTGTGCATAATAGGCTGCAGAGGGAGGCCTTGGAATATGTGAGGTGGATGGTGGAGGAAGGAGTGGAGGTTAATTCGGTTGTGGTGATGTCGGTTCTTCCTGCAATAGGGGAAGTTTCTGAGCAGCGATTGGGCAAAGAGATTCATGCTTATGTGGTGAAGACGAAGGAGTACTATAGGCGAGTGCCTATTCAGTCTGCCTTGATTGATATGTATTGCAAATGTGGGGATATGAGTTCGGCTAGGCGAGTTTTTTATAGCTCGGCGGAGAGGAATTTAGTTTGTTGGACGGCTTTAATGTCCGGTTATGCTTGGAATGGTAGGTTGGAGCAGGCACTGAGGTCGACTATTTGGATGCAGCAAGAAGGGTTCAGGCCTGATGTTGTGACAGTTGCAACTGTTCTTCCAGTATGTGCTCAGTTGAGGGCTTTGAAACAGGGGAAGCAGGTTCATGCTTATGCTTTGAAGCATTGGTTTTTGCCTAACGCGTCCATAACTAATTCGTTGATGGTAATGTACTCGAAGTGTGGCGTGATTGAATATTCCGAAAGACTATTTGACAGTATGGAGAAAAGGACAGTTATTTCATGGACAGCCATGATTGATTCATATGTAGAAAATggtcatcatcatgaagcactTGATGTGATAAGGTCAATGCAATCATCAAAGCATAGGCCGGACTCAGTTGCAATAGCCAGAATGCTGAGTGTTTGTGGTGTGCTAAAACTTTTGAAGCATGGACAAGAGATTCATGCACAGCTCTTGAAAAAGGATTTTGCAAAAGTcccttttgtttctgcagaacTTATCAATATGTATGGGACTTTGGGAGAGGTTAATAAGGCAAAGTTGGTATTTGATGCTGTCCCTGTTAAAGGTTCAATCACATGGACTGCTCTTATTAGGGCCTATGGAAATAATGAATTGTATGAAGGTGCAATTGCTCTTTTCGATCGGATGACATCGAGAGGTTCTACTCCGACGCATTTCACTTTCGATGCAATGCTATCTATCTTTGACAGAGCTGGATTTGTTGATGATGCTTATAGGATATTCAAGTTAATGACTAGATATAAAATTGAACCATCTAAAGAACAGTTTGATATAATGGTCCGACTTCTTACCCATGATGGTCAACTGGAGAAAGCTCAAAAACTTGTACAGATGAGTTCTGTTGTATAG
- the LOC130973775 gene encoding transcription termination factor MTEF1, chloroplastic: MLLSLHLPSPSPSSYHTPSRTFHNKPHYIKFRTSYRQNLRYLQHLTVIPPDSLPDSDTLHRIFTIVNLLKSHSLSDSDIPRIAAAAPSLFSPSSAAFSPDNISAVFHFLATDVAASSAESRGLVLRCPHLLLSPHPDLCLRPTLYFLRDEIGLSGLNRPTNRNAHLLNTRVEDLRVRVEFLTEEVGFEYEEAVRALVRVPAIFGYGLESNLRPKFEYLVGEMGRDVEELKKFPHYFGFSLRNKIVPRHLHLKQMGVVDVPLNKMLMWRDERFYAKWK, encoded by the coding sequence ATGCTTCTCTCTTTACACCTCCCTTCACCATCCCCTTCTTCTTACCACACTCCTTCTAGAACCTTCCACAACAAACCCCACTACATCAAGTTCCGTACATCTTACCGCCAAAATCTCCGTTACCTCCAACACCTAACCGTTATCCCGCCCGACTCCCTCCCTGACTCCGACACTCTCCACCGCATATTCACCATCGTTAACCTCCTCAAATCCCACTCCCTCTCCGACTCCGACATCCCCCGCATCGCCGCTGCTGCACCCTCCCTCTTCTCCCCCTCCTCCGCCGCCTTCTCCCCCGATAACATATCCGCCGTGTTCCACTTCCTCGCCACCGACGTCGCCGCCTCCTCCGCCGAGTCCCGCGGCCTCGTCCTGCGCTGCCCTCACCTACTCCTCTCCCCGCACCCCGACCTCTGCCTCCGCCCAACGCTCTACTTCCTCCGCGACGAGATCGGGCTCTCCGGTCTGAACCGGCCGACGAACAGGAACGCGCATCTGCTGAACACGCGCGTGGAGGATCTGCGCGTGAGGGTGGAGTTTTTGACGGAGGAGGTTGGGTTTGAGTATGAGGAGGCGGTTAGGGCGTTGGTACGGGTACCGGCTATATTCGGTTACGGTTTGGAAAGTAATTTGAGGCCGAAATTTGAGTATTTGGTTGGTGAGATGGGTAGGGATGTTGAAGAACTGAAAAAGTTTCCACACTACTTTGGGTTTAGCTTGCGTAACAAAATTGTGCCAAGGCATTTACATTTGAAGCAAATGGGTGTTGTTGATGTTCCTTTGAATAAGATGCTTATGTGGCGTGATGAAAGATTCTATGCAAAATGGAAGTGA
- the LOC130975751 gene encoding protein MAIN-LIKE 1-like, protein MRRQQGMPLDERYVPYLQMAGLYHLARLNDRWFRLDEPLVSAFVERWRPETHTFHMPFGECTITLQDVAYQLGLAVDGRYVSDCLTDFHMYIEGGRPAWVWFEELLGVIPPPSQVQKFTVNCTWFQETFGECPEGADEETVRRFARAYIMMLLGTQLFADKFGNRIHIRWLPCVAS, encoded by the coding sequence ATGCGGCGGCAACAAGGCATGCCACTCGATGAGCGTTATGTTCCCTACTTGCAGATGGCCGGGTTATACCATCTGGCTAGACTGAATGATAGATGGTTCCGGTTAGATGAGCCCCTTGTCAGCGCCTTCGTCGAGCGGTGGCGTCCTGAGACGCACACCTTCCATATGCCCTTCGGAGAGTGCACGATCACGCTTCAGGACGTCGCGTACCAGTTGGGGTTGGCAGTGGACGGGCGTTATGTCAGCGATTGCCTTACAGATTTCCATATGTATATCGAGGGTGGACGTCCAGCTTGGGTGTGGTTCGAGGAGTTGCTTGGAGTGATTCCTCCTCCGAGCCAGGTTCAGAAGTTCACAGTAAACTGCACCTGGTTCCAGGAGACTTTCGGAGAGTGCCCCGAGGGAGCCGATGAGGAGACTGTGCGGCGCTTCGCTCGTGCCTATATCATGATGTTGTTGGGCACTCAGCTATTTGCCGACAAGTTCGGCAACCGCATTCACATCAGATGGCTTCCCTGCGTAGCTAGCTAG
- the LOC130975752 gene encoding glycine-rich protein DOT1-like, with product MDRVDDVPDRRQVERRARVGTRRSQREWSWLEQAMGEADEAGRGGGRGQGRGGRRRAPVAGHDDGDLRDVDGGGRGAVGVVSPHHGGLGGKGYATGDPTAHGEAGLGEGPLGDYFIGVPPDDHTL from the coding sequence ATGGATCGAGTCGACGACGTCCCTGATAGGCGTCAGGTTGAGAGGAGAGCTCGTGTCGGGACACGACGGAGCCAGCGTGAGTGGAGTTGGCTAGAGCAGGCTATGGGGGAGGCTGATGAGGCAGGTAGGGGTGGTGGTCGAGGACAAGGGCGTGGAGGCAGACGGAGGGCACCCGTTGCGGGCCACGATGATGGTGATCTTCGTGACGTGGACGGTGGGGGAAGGGGTGCAGTCGGGGTTGTTAGTCCCCATCATGGCGGCCTTGGTGGAAAGGGGTACGCCACTGGAGATCCCACTGCCCATGGTGAGGCTGGACTTGGGGAGGGGCCGCTCGGAGATTACTTCATTGGAGTTCCCCCTGACGACCACACACTTTAG
- the LOC130976624 gene encoding probable WRKY transcription factor 12 has protein sequence MQGGERSGVPNYELQVPFTNITTPSQAIIHEMNFVQFEENHLLGFLSPTSSQSQSSQLSQSLDAATILATTTTPATIATTTATTKNWHNKQVGTLDPKAVNDENCTGNSSEGNNNITWWKSSAATEKNKVKMRRKLREPRFCFQTRSDVDVLDDGYKWRKYGQKVVKNSLHPRSYYRCTHSNCRVKKRVERLSEDCRMVITTYEGRHNHIPSDDSNSSDHECFTSF, from the exons ATGCAAGGAGGAGAGAGAAGTGGTGTTCCCAATTATGAGCTTCAAGTTCCATTCACCAACATCACCACACCTTCACAAGCCATAATCCATGAAATGAACTTTGTTCAGTTTGAAGAAAACCACCTTCTTGGCTTCTTGTCACCTACTTCATCACAATCTCAATCTTCTCAACTCTCTCAATCCTTAGATGCTGCCACCATCCTTGCCACCACCACTACGCCCGCCACAATTGCAACCACAACCGCCACAACAAAAAATTGGCATAACAAGCAG GTGGGAACTCTGGATCCAAAGGCTGTGAATGATGAAAATTGCACTGGAAATTCTAGTGAAGGCAACAATAATATTACATG GTGGAAGAGTAGTGCAGCCACAGAGAAGAACAAGGTGAAAATGAGAAGGAAACTAAGAGAGCCAAGGTTTTGTTTCCAAACAAGAAGTGATGTTGATGTTCTTGATGATGGTTATAAATGGAGGAAATATGGCCAAAAAGTTGTCAAGAATAGCCTTCATCCAAg GAGTTATTACAGGTGTACACATAGCAACTGCAGGGTGAAGAAGAGAGTTGAAAGACTCTCAGAAGATTGTAGAATGGTGATAACCACTTATGAAGGTAGACACAATCACATCCCTTCCGATGACTCAAATTCTTCAGACCATGAATGTTTCACttctttttaa
- the LOC130976237 gene encoding uncharacterized protein LOC130976237 isoform X2 — protein MFADIQNCLAEIVTGSTAWLGRGLSCVCAQRRESDARPSFDLTPVQEESLQRLQSRIDVPYDSSIPEHQDALRALWNAAYPEEELHGLISEQWKEMGWQGKDPSTDFRGGGFISLENLLFFARNFPKSFQDLLRKQEGDRSVWEYPFAVAGVNITFMLIQMLDLEAVKPRTLVGATFLKFLAENESAFDLLYCITFKLMDHQWLSMRASYMDFNTVMKATRRQLEKELLLEDLTRLEDVPSYKLLSR, from the exons ATGTTTGCGGATATTCAAAATTGCCTTG CTGAGATTGTGACAGGATCAACAGCATGGCTTGGCAGAGGTCTGTCTTGTGTCTGTGCacagaggagagagagtgatgCTCGTCCCTCTTTTGATCTAACTCCAGTCCAg GAGGAAAGCCTACAGAGGTTACAGAGTCGTATAGATGTCCCGTATGATAGTTCTATTCCTGAGCACCAg GATGCTCTAAGGGCTTTATGGAATGCTGCATATCCTGAGGAAGAACTCCATGGCTTGATTTCTGAGCAGTGGAAGGAAATGGGCTGGCAAGGGAAGGATCCATCGACAGATTTTAG GGGTGGTGGTTTCATATCATTGGAGAATTTGCTGTTCTTTGCCAGGAATTTCCCG AAATCGTTTCAGGATCTTTTGCGGAAGCAGGAAGGAGACCGGTCAGTGTGGGAATACCCATTTGCTGTTGCTGGTGTTAACATCACATTTATGCTTATTCAGATGCTGGATCTTGAAGCAG TCAAACCACGGACACTGGTGGGAGCAACATTTCTAAAATTTCTTGCAG AAAATGAATCAGCTTTTGATCTTCTCTATTGTATAACATTCAAGCTGATGGATCATCAATGGCTTTCCATGCGTGCGTCATACATGGATTTTAAT ACAGTAATGAAAGCAACGCGCCGGCAGCTGGAGAAAGAGCTTCTGCTTGAAGACCTAACACGGCTAGAAGATGTACCCTCATACAAACTTCTTTCACGATAG
- the LOC130976237 gene encoding uncharacterized protein LOC130976237 isoform X1, producing MDDRGGSFVAVRRISQGIDRSNTCHSTSAEIVTGSTAWLGRGLSCVCAQRRESDARPSFDLTPVQEESLQRLQSRIDVPYDSSIPEHQDALRALWNAAYPEEELHGLISEQWKEMGWQGKDPSTDFRGGGFISLENLLFFARNFPKSFQDLLRKQEGDRSVWEYPFAVAGVNITFMLIQMLDLEAVKPRTLVGATFLKFLAENESAFDLLYCITFKLMDHQWLSMRASYMDFNTVMKATRRQLEKELLLEDLTRLEDVPSYKLLSR from the exons ATGGACGATAGAGGTGGATCGTTCGTTGCTGTTAGGAGGATTTCGCAGGGTATTGATCGAAGCAACACGTGCCATTCAACCTCTG CTGAGATTGTGACAGGATCAACAGCATGGCTTGGCAGAGGTCTGTCTTGTGTCTGTGCacagaggagagagagtgatgCTCGTCCCTCTTTTGATCTAACTCCAGTCCAg GAGGAAAGCCTACAGAGGTTACAGAGTCGTATAGATGTCCCGTATGATAGTTCTATTCCTGAGCACCAg GATGCTCTAAGGGCTTTATGGAATGCTGCATATCCTGAGGAAGAACTCCATGGCTTGATTTCTGAGCAGTGGAAGGAAATGGGCTGGCAAGGGAAGGATCCATCGACAGATTTTAG GGGTGGTGGTTTCATATCATTGGAGAATTTGCTGTTCTTTGCCAGGAATTTCCCG AAATCGTTTCAGGATCTTTTGCGGAAGCAGGAAGGAGACCGGTCAGTGTGGGAATACCCATTTGCTGTTGCTGGTGTTAACATCACATTTATGCTTATTCAGATGCTGGATCTTGAAGCAG TCAAACCACGGACACTGGTGGGAGCAACATTTCTAAAATTTCTTGCAG AAAATGAATCAGCTTTTGATCTTCTCTATTGTATAACATTCAAGCTGATGGATCATCAATGGCTTTCCATGCGTGCGTCATACATGGATTTTAAT ACAGTAATGAAAGCAACGCGCCGGCAGCTGGAGAAAGAGCTTCTGCTTGAAGACCTAACACGGCTAGAAGATGTACCCTCATACAAACTTCTTTCACGATAG